The following coding sequences are from one Enterococcus sp. 4G2_DIV0659 window:
- a CDS encoding 2-isopropylmalate synthase, whose product MKTIQFFDTTLRDGEQTPGVNFNTKEKVQIAKQLEKWGIDTIEAGFPIASMGDFEAVKAIAEHAENMTVAGLARCQKADIDRAHEALQNAKHPQIHVFLATSPVHMEFKLKMTPDEVIASIKEHVSYARSKFEKVQFSPEDATRTEKRFLLKAVQTAIDAGATIINVPDTVGYSNPTEYGALFKFLIDNIQSDQEIIFSSHCHDDLGMATANALAAIENGARRVEGTVNGIGERAGNTALEEIALALHIRKDFYKAQSNIRLNETKRTSDLVSRLSGVAVPRNKAIIGANAYAHESGIHQDGVLKNPDTYEIITPSLVGVNENSLPLGKLSGRHAFATKMVALGYQLADDELKDAFKRFKSLADKKKQVTEEDLIALMVGQAQECNEDYRLERVQLQYVSDGSQGAIVSINTGENESKTESAIGSGSIQAIYNSIDKIFVQKPALQEYYIKAITGGEDAQAEVHVTLADSENNKQFNGIGIDFDVLQASAKAYVKASEQFQKEVGKA is encoded by the coding sequence ATGAAAACGATCCAATTCTTTGATACCACTTTAAGAGACGGGGAACAAACACCTGGCGTAAATTTCAACACCAAAGAAAAAGTTCAAATCGCTAAACAATTAGAAAAATGGGGCATAGATACAATTGAAGCGGGATTCCCAATTGCATCTATGGGTGATTTTGAAGCAGTCAAAGCTATCGCAGAACATGCTGAAAACATGACAGTTGCAGGTCTGGCACGTTGCCAAAAAGCTGACATCGACCGCGCACATGAAGCTTTACAAAACGCCAAGCATCCGCAAATCCATGTTTTTCTGGCAACAAGCCCAGTTCATATGGAGTTTAAACTAAAAATGACACCAGATGAGGTCATTGCTTCTATTAAAGAACATGTTAGCTATGCTAGAAGCAAATTCGAGAAAGTGCAATTCTCACCAGAAGATGCGACCAGAACAGAAAAACGATTTCTATTAAAAGCTGTTCAAACAGCTATTGACGCTGGTGCAACAATTATCAATGTTCCAGATACCGTGGGTTATTCCAATCCAACAGAGTACGGCGCATTATTTAAATTTTTGATTGACAATATCCAAAGCGATCAAGAAATCATTTTCTCTTCTCATTGTCACGACGACCTAGGAATGGCGACGGCCAATGCCCTAGCAGCGATCGAAAATGGCGCTCGACGAGTAGAAGGAACGGTCAACGGTATTGGTGAACGAGCGGGAAACACTGCGCTTGAAGAAATAGCTTTAGCACTACATATAAGAAAAGACTTTTACAAAGCGCAAAGTAATATCAGATTGAATGAAACAAAACGAACCAGCGATCTCGTCAGCCGTTTGTCTGGTGTGGCTGTCCCAAGAAACAAAGCAATCATTGGCGCAAATGCCTACGCTCATGAGTCAGGCATCCATCAAGACGGTGTATTGAAAAATCCTGATACTTACGAAATCATCACCCCCTCACTTGTTGGCGTAAATGAAAATTCATTGCCGTTAGGAAAGCTTTCTGGTCGACACGCGTTTGCCACAAAAATGGTAGCTCTCGGCTATCAACTAGCAGATGACGAACTAAAAGATGCATTCAAACGTTTCAAATCATTAGCGGATAAAAAGAAACAAGTGACTGAAGAGGATCTAATTGCCCTAATGGTAGGACAGGCTCAAGAATGTAATGAGGATTATCGCTTAGAGCGTGTCCAATTACAATATGTTTCTGACGGTAGCCAAGGGGCGATTGTTTCCATCAATACAGGTGAAAATGAAAGCAAAACAGAATCGGCGATCGGTTCCGGCAGTATCCAAGCTATCTATAACTCAATTGATAAAATATTTGTCCAAAAACCAGCACTACAAGAGTATTACATTAAAGCCATTACAGGTGGAGAAGATGCGCAAGCAGAGGTTCATGTAACCTTAGCAGATAGTGAAAACAACAAACAATTTAACGGCATCGGTATTGATTTTGATGTTTTGCAAGCTTCAGCAAAAGCATATGTAAAAGCCAGTGAACAATTTCAAAAAGAAGTGGGGAAAGCCTAA
- the gap gene encoding type I glyceraldehyde-3-phosphate dehydrogenase, which translates to MTIKVGINGFGRIGRLAFRRIKEVSDQIEVVAINDLTSPKMLAQLLQFDSTHGAYDGKVSATDDGIIVDGQEIKIYAQADARQLNWVKEQGVDIVLECTGFYTSEIKAQAHLDAGVKRVLVSAPAGDMKTIVYNVNDDTLTSKDTIISAGSCTTNCLALMAHHLNNEFGIEVGTMTTIHAYTSTQMLLDGPVNGGDLRAARSAAVNTIPHSTGAAKAIGLVIPELNGRLQGHAQRVPVVAGSLTELVSILKINVTAEQVNEVIQKHTVENPSFDYDDRQIVSSDVIGSTAGSIFDPTQTEVITAGDVQLVKTVAWYDNEYGFVCQMIRLLEKFAHLEN; encoded by the coding sequence ATGACAATAAAAGTAGGAATCAATGGATTTGGACGAATTGGACGTTTGGCGTTTCGTAGAATTAAAGAGGTATCGGATCAGATTGAAGTGGTAGCGATCAATGATCTGACTAGCCCTAAAATGTTGGCTCAATTATTACAGTTTGATTCAACTCATGGAGCTTACGATGGTAAAGTTAGTGCAACAGATGATGGGATCATCGTGGATGGTCAAGAAATTAAGATATACGCACAAGCAGATGCCCGTCAGTTAAATTGGGTAAAAGAGCAAGGAGTAGATATTGTTTTAGAGTGCACAGGATTTTATACCTCAGAGATAAAAGCGCAAGCACATCTCGATGCAGGAGTAAAACGTGTTCTAGTTTCGGCTCCAGCAGGAGATATGAAGACGATTGTTTATAATGTCAATGATGATACATTGACTTCAAAAGACACCATTATTTCTGCAGGATCGTGCACAACCAACTGTTTAGCACTGATGGCGCATCATCTAAATAATGAATTTGGTATCGAAGTTGGCACGATGACGACAATTCATGCTTATACGTCAACGCAGATGTTGTTAGATGGGCCAGTTAATGGTGGAGACTTGCGTGCTGCTCGTTCAGCAGCTGTCAATACGATTCCTCATTCCACTGGTGCAGCGAAAGCGATTGGGTTGGTTATTCCTGAATTAAATGGACGATTACAAGGTCATGCACAGCGAGTGCCAGTTGTAGCAGGTTCTTTGACAGAATTAGTGTCTATTTTAAAAATAAACGTTACGGCGGAACAAGTAAATGAAGTCATTCAAAAGCACACGGTAGAGAACCCTTCTTTTGACTATGATGATCGGCAAATTGTTTCCAGTGATGTCATCGGTTCTACTGCGGGTTCGATTTTTGATCCTACACAAACCGAAGTGATAACAGCAGGAGATGTTCAGCTAGTTAAAACAGTTGCATGGTATGATAATGAATACGGGTTTGTCTGTCAGATGATTCGTTTGTTGGAAAAATTTGCACATTTAGAAAATTAA
- a CDS encoding HPP family protein: MEVLKKMFTTERSPLKVDLKAAIIGFMGGFIVIFSLIVLTEKTEWSWIMAPFGASCVLTFGVWDAPLSQPRNIIGGHFISTFIGLACQTLLGNSVASIAVAVGFSIMCMMLTKTTHPPAGADPLVVMMSQTGWNFLFTPVLIGSVVIVVIALVVNNLDKKRKYPTFWL, translated from the coding sequence ATGGAGGTGTTAAAAAAAATGTTCACAACTGAACGTTCACCGTTAAAAGTAGATTTAAAGGCAGCGATTATAGGGTTTATGGGCGGTTTTATTGTCATTTTTAGTTTAATCGTTCTAACCGAGAAGACTGAATGGAGCTGGATAATGGCACCATTTGGAGCGAGTTGTGTTCTTACTTTCGGTGTATGGGATGCGCCACTTTCTCAACCAAGGAACATTATTGGTGGCCATTTTATTTCAACGTTTATAGGGTTAGCGTGTCAGACATTACTTGGCAACTCAGTGGCTTCGATTGCAGTAGCAGTTGGCTTTTCGATAATGTGTATGATGCTGACAAAAACAACGCACCCACCAGCTGGGGCAGATCCATTAGTTGTTATGATGAGTCAGACGGGTTGGAATTTTCTATTTACACCTGTGTTAATAGGTTCTGTGGTCATTGTAGTAATTGCCTTAGTTGTAAATAATCTAGATAAAAAAAGAAAATATCCAACGTTTTGGTTGTAA
- a CDS encoding CGNR zinc finger domain-containing protein: MLYEKLSALIAGENTKIELLNLIKITTKVHPFSVEIINDTLSFIPIMIDYHSFESLILLDLAQLIANDDIHKLRRCTNPECVLLFVDRTGRRKWCSMKICGNRHKVEAFAKRKKQAPNEEI, encoded by the coding sequence TTGCTGTATGAAAAATTATCAGCGCTGATTGCTGGTGAAAATACAAAAATTGAACTGTTAAATTTAATTAAAATAACGACAAAAGTACATCCTTTCAGCGTAGAGATTATAAATGATACCTTATCATTCATACCAATAATGATTGATTATCATTCATTTGAATCATTGATTTTACTTGATTTAGCCCAACTTATTGCTAATGATGATATTCATAAACTGCGTCGTTGTACTAATCCAGAATGTGTATTACTTTTTGTGGATCGTACAGGACGTAGAAAATGGTGCTCAATGAAAATTTGTGGAAATCGTCATAAAGTTGAGGCTTTTGCAAAAAGAAAAAAACAAGCACCAAATGAGGAGATATAA
- a CDS encoding O-acetylhomoserine aminocarboxypropyltransferase/cysteine synthase family protein: MTKSNYQFETIQIHGGHVPDKETNSRAVPIYQTTSYTFDDTQDAAEKFALSKAGNIYTRITNPTTAVLEDRLNELEGGVGAVAVASGTAAVTYAIQNLASSGDHIVSASTLYGGTFNLFAHTLPEFGITTTFVEPDQVVHFSEAIKDNTKAIFVETIGNPTTNVADLEAIAEVAHAHGLPLIVDNTFATAYLNRPFDFGADIVVYSATKFIGGHGVALGGVIIDSGKFNWANGKFPKLVDPDPSYHGLSYTKDIGAAAYITRLRVSLLRDTGAAISPFNSFLLILGLETLSLRLERHVENALTVAEFLNKHPKVQWVNYPGLPDNRYHQLAAKYLPKGAGSVFTFGVKGGAEAGKNLINHVELFSLLANVGDAKSLIIHPASTTHSQLSDEELNASGTSPELIRLSIGIENIDDILKDLEQALEKI, translated from the coding sequence ATGACAAAATCTAATTACCAATTTGAAACGATCCAAATTCACGGCGGACATGTACCAGATAAAGAGACGAATTCTAGAGCTGTTCCAATCTATCAAACAACTTCCTATACGTTTGATGACACTCAAGATGCCGCAGAAAAGTTTGCATTGTCTAAAGCAGGAAATATTTATACGCGTATTACAAACCCTACGACTGCTGTTTTAGAAGATCGATTGAATGAACTAGAAGGCGGTGTTGGTGCAGTGGCGGTAGCTTCAGGGACAGCCGCAGTGACTTATGCAATTCAAAATCTTGCGAGCAGTGGTGATCATATCGTTTCAGCTTCGACTTTATATGGAGGAACCTTTAATTTATTTGCCCATACATTGCCGGAGTTTGGCATTACGACGACATTTGTTGAGCCAGATCAAGTCGTCCATTTTTCAGAAGCGATCAAAGACAATACAAAAGCGATTTTTGTAGAAACGATCGGCAATCCAACGACAAATGTTGCTGACCTAGAAGCAATAGCAGAAGTTGCACATGCTCATGGTCTGCCGTTGATTGTTGATAATACGTTTGCCACGGCCTATTTAAATCGTCCATTTGACTTTGGCGCAGATATCGTTGTTTATTCAGCGACAAAATTTATTGGTGGACATGGTGTCGCATTAGGTGGTGTAATCATTGATTCTGGAAAATTCAACTGGGCAAATGGAAAATTTCCTAAGCTGGTTGATCCAGATCCAAGTTATCATGGACTTTCTTATACTAAAGATATTGGTGCAGCAGCGTACATCACACGTTTGCGGGTTTCTTTATTAAGGGATACAGGTGCAGCGATTTCGCCATTCAATAGTTTCTTATTGATTTTGGGTTTAGAAACATTATCTTTGCGATTAGAACGTCATGTAGAAAATGCTCTGACTGTTGCGGAATTTTTGAATAAGCACCCGAAAGTTCAATGGGTCAATTACCCAGGTTTACCTGATAATAGATATCATCAGCTTGCAGCAAAATATTTACCTAAAGGCGCAGGTTCAGTGTTTACTTTTGGTGTGAAAGGTGGAGCCGAGGCAGGGAAGAACTTGATCAATCATGTCGAACTCTTTTCACTCTTAGCCAATGTTGGGGATGCAAAGTCATTGATCATTCATCCTGCTTCAACAACACATTCTCAATTAAGTGATGAAGAATTAAATGCTTCTGGAACTTCACCAGAATTGATTCGTTTATCAATTGGAATTGAGAATATTGATGATATTCTAAAAGATTTGGAACAGGCATTAGAAAAAATATAG
- a CDS encoding ATP-dependent Clp protease proteolytic subunit has product MNYLDGNEETEEKQQPNVFMKKLFEERTILIYGEINQDLAREVTSQLLLLAAMGDEPIKIFINSQGGHVEAGDTIHDMIKFVKPEVIVIGTGWVASAGITIYLAAEGKNRYSLPNTRYMIHQPAGGVQGQSTEIQIEAKEIIRMRERVNRLIAEATGQTYEKIAKDTDRNFWMSADEAKEYGMVSEIIQTSDEIK; this is encoded by the coding sequence ATGAACTATTTAGATGGAAATGAAGAAACAGAAGAAAAACAACAACCCAACGTGTTTATGAAAAAACTATTTGAAGAAAGAACCATTTTGATCTATGGTGAAATCAACCAAGATTTAGCCAGAGAAGTTACTTCTCAATTGCTTTTATTAGCAGCTATGGGTGATGAACCAATCAAAATCTTTATTAATAGCCAAGGTGGACACGTTGAAGCTGGAGATACCATTCATGATATGATTAAATTTGTAAAACCAGAAGTAATCGTGATCGGTACTGGTTGGGTAGCAAGTGCTGGTATTACCATTTATCTAGCTGCTGAAGGGAAAAATAGATACAGCTTACCAAATACCCGCTACATGATCCACCAACCTGCTGGCGGTGTTCAAGGACAAAGTACAGAAATCCAGATTGAAGCGAAAGAAATCATCCGTATGCGTGAACGTGTCAACCGTTTGATTGCTGAAGCAACGGGGCAAACCTATGAAAAAATCGCAAAAGACACAGACCGTAATTTCTGGATGTCAGCTGATGAAGCGAAAGAGTACGGGATGGTATCTGAAATCATTCAAACAAGTGATGAAATCAAATAA
- a CDS encoding RICIN domain-containing protein, with the protein MIKKLLLGATLLFAIVSFSSVAQATSESIMEHVKKVEVSNSIISREQFQKADQIASEKVQGVKPSQTRSFFPGTSYVDDGLYQVRFKDAPFYLDVMGGQSVNGNGLHMWTHHYGAAAVFYIKNIGNGEFVLFETTGWKSVEIGGSNVFNGAPVQIWDYQSIGIPTQRWRLEPVIDSWGIPDGSVKLVNINSGKVLNAVDGKVIPYVRVNSWESLNISGQKFNLERLMP; encoded by the coding sequence ATGATTAAAAAATTATTATTAGGAGCAACACTTCTCTTCGCTATAGTTAGTTTTAGCTCAGTAGCTCAAGCAACTTCAGAAAGTATCATGGAACATGTAAAAAAAGTTGAAGTATCAAACAGTATTATTTCAAGAGAACAATTTCAAAAAGCAGATCAAATTGCTTCTGAAAAAGTTCAAGGGGTAAAACCTAGCCAAACACGCTCATTTTTCCCTGGGACATCCTATGTTGATGATGGTCTTTACCAAGTTCGATTCAAAGATGCGCCATTTTATTTAGATGTAATGGGCGGCCAAAGTGTTAATGGAAATGGTCTCCATATGTGGACGCATCATTATGGCGCCGCAGCCGTATTTTACATCAAAAATATTGGAAATGGCGAATTTGTTCTTTTTGAAACAACTGGATGGAAATCTGTAGAAATTGGTGGGTCTAATGTATTTAACGGGGCACCTGTTCAAATTTGGGATTACCAAAGTATCGGTATTCCAACACAACGTTGGAGGTTGGAGCCTGTCATTGATTCTTGGGGCATTCCAGATGGTTCTGTTAAATTAGTAAACATTAACTCTGGAAAAGTCTTAAATGCAGTGGACGGTAAAGTGATTCCTTACGTAAGAGTTAATTCATGGGAAAGTTTAAATATTTCTGGACAGAAATTTAATTTAGAAAGATTGATGCCTTAG
- a CDS encoding cation-translocating P-type ATPase — MSEEKKVQLSEAFYTQSDEEVLQKFDTTVEGLSDQEAKKRLESYGANALDEGKKKSIIVKFFEQFKDFMIIVLLFAAVISAVFSGDMVDSFIILLVVVLNAIFGVIQEAKAEQAIEALKEMSSPNANIRRDGHVITVKSDELVPGDIVLLEAGDVVPADLRLLEAASLKIEEAALTGESVPVEKEATILEGTASEIGIGDRINMAYSSSNVTYGRGIGVVVGTGMNTEVGKIAGMLANEKETETPLKQNLNQLGKMLTIAILVIAAIMFVVGMMNGRTWIDMLLTSISLAVAAIPEGLPAIVTIILALGTQKMAKKNAIVRKLPAVETLGSTDIICSDKTGTLTLNQMTVETLYTDNEVKPATDAVALDNMALKIMNYTNDTKIAQDGSLIGDPTETALVQYGLDHDFNVTEKVAAEPRVAEIPFDSDRKLMTTVHQLANGKFLVSVKGAPDELLKRCNQALLNGQTPVMDDKQHQEILTTNTKLAKQALRVLGMAYKFVDTVPAEMDSDLVEKDLVFAGLVGMIDPERKEAAEAVKVAKEAGIRPIMITGDHRDTAEAIAARLGIIKEGDDDAVITGAELNELSDEAFAKVVGHYSVYARVSPEHKVRIVKAWQQEGKVVAMTGDGVNDAPALKAADIGIGMGITGTEVSKGASDMVLADDNFSTIIVAVEEGRKVFSNIQKTIQYLLSANLGEVLTLFIATMLAWDTLLPVHLLWINLVTDTFPAIALGVEPAERDVMSHAPRGKKSNFFSGGVLSSVIYQGIVQGGLTLFIYKMSIEFPAHTAANMPHLSANALYDLQHGDALTMAFATLGLIQLFHAFNVKSIYQSIFKVGLFRNKSFNWAILVSFLLLAATIVIPGFNDLFSVTSLDAYQWGLVAGTSFAIIPIVEIVKFVQRKMGKS; from the coding sequence ATGTCAGAAGAAAAAAAGGTTCAACTATCTGAAGCATTTTACACGCAGTCAGATGAAGAGGTCTTACAAAAATTTGATACGACAGTTGAAGGATTGTCAGATCAAGAAGCCAAAAAAAGGCTAGAGAGTTACGGCGCCAATGCATTAGATGAAGGGAAAAAGAAATCGATCATCGTTAAATTCTTTGAACAATTTAAAGACTTTATGATTATCGTATTATTATTTGCTGCAGTGATTTCAGCAGTATTTTCAGGTGATATGGTTGATTCATTCATCATTTTGCTTGTTGTAGTATTGAATGCGATTTTCGGTGTGATTCAAGAAGCCAAAGCAGAACAAGCAATTGAAGCGCTGAAAGAAATGTCTTCACCAAATGCGAATATTCGTCGTGATGGTCATGTGATCACCGTTAAAAGTGACGAATTAGTACCTGGAGATATTGTTTTATTAGAAGCAGGGGACGTTGTTCCAGCGGACTTACGCTTATTAGAAGCTGCTAGCTTGAAAATTGAAGAAGCAGCCCTTACTGGTGAATCTGTTCCAGTTGAAAAAGAAGCGACTATTTTAGAAGGTACTGCATCTGAGATTGGGATCGGTGACCGAATTAATATGGCTTATTCAAGCAGTAACGTCACTTATGGCCGCGGAATTGGTGTGGTTGTCGGTACAGGAATGAACACAGAAGTTGGTAAAATCGCGGGTATGCTAGCCAACGAAAAAGAAACAGAAACACCATTAAAACAAAACTTAAACCAATTAGGTAAAATGTTGACGATCGCAATCTTAGTGATCGCAGCGATTATGTTTGTAGTTGGTATGATGAATGGCCGTACATGGATTGATATGCTATTAACGTCTATTTCATTAGCCGTTGCAGCTATTCCAGAAGGACTTCCTGCAATCGTAACGATTATTTTAGCTTTAGGTACACAAAAAATGGCGAAGAAAAATGCCATTGTCCGCAAACTACCTGCCGTTGAAACATTAGGTAGTACAGACATTATCTGTTCTGATAAAACAGGGACATTAACATTAAACCAAATGACGGTTGAAACTCTTTATACAGATAATGAAGTGAAACCTGCAACAGATGCTGTTGCACTTGATAATATGGCATTAAAAATCATGAACTATACAAATGATACGAAAATTGCACAAGATGGTTCATTGATTGGTGATCCAACTGAAACAGCCCTTGTTCAATATGGGTTAGACCACGATTTCAATGTAACTGAAAAAGTTGCGGCTGAACCTCGTGTGGCAGAAATTCCATTTGATTCTGATCGGAAACTAATGACGACTGTTCACCAATTAGCAAATGGAAAGTTTCTAGTTTCTGTAAAAGGTGCGCCTGACGAATTACTAAAACGTTGTAATCAAGCCTTATTAAATGGGCAAACACCAGTAATGGATGACAAACAACATCAAGAAATTTTAACGACCAACACAAAACTAGCCAAGCAAGCATTACGTGTTTTAGGAATGGCTTATAAATTTGTCGATACAGTTCCAGCTGAAATGGATTCTGATCTAGTTGAAAAAGACTTAGTTTTCGCAGGACTTGTCGGCATGATCGATCCGGAACGTAAAGAAGCAGCAGAAGCGGTTAAAGTTGCTAAAGAAGCTGGTATTCGTCCAATCATGATTACAGGGGATCATAGAGATACAGCAGAAGCAATTGCCGCTCGTCTTGGTATCATCAAAGAAGGCGACGATGACGCAGTAATCACAGGTGCTGAATTAAATGAATTGTCTGATGAAGCCTTTGCCAAAGTTGTTGGGCACTATTCCGTTTATGCTCGTGTATCTCCTGAACATAAGGTTCGTATCGTTAAAGCGTGGCAACAAGAAGGTAAAGTGGTTGCGATGACAGGGGATGGTGTCAATGATGCGCCAGCCTTAAAAGCCGCAGACATTGGTATCGGTATGGGAATTACTGGTACAGAAGTATCAAAAGGTGCTTCTGATATGGTTCTTGCAGATGATAACTTCTCTACAATTATCGTGGCAGTTGAGGAAGGACGTAAAGTTTTCTCAAATATCCAAAAAACGATTCAATATCTACTTTCTGCCAACTTAGGGGAAGTATTAACACTATTTATCGCAACGATGCTTGCTTGGGATACTTTACTACCGGTTCATTTATTATGGATTAATTTAGTAACCGATACATTCCCGGCAATTGCTTTAGGCGTAGAACCTGCGGAGCGTGACGTGATGAGCCATGCACCGCGTGGTAAAAAATCAAACTTTTTCTCTGGCGGTGTCTTAAGTAGTGTGATTTATCAAGGGATTGTTCAAGGCGGCTTGACATTATTTATTTACAAGATGTCTATTGAATTCCCAGCACACACAGCAGCAAATATGCCTCATTTATCTGCAAACGCATTATATGACTTGCAACATGGTGATGCATTAACAATGGCATTTGCAACATTAGGTTTAATTCAATTGTTCCATGCCTTTAACGTAAAATCAATTTACCAATCAATCTTTAAAGTGGGTCTATTTAGAAACAAATCATTTAACTGGGCAATCTTAGTATCGTTCTTGTTATTAGCAGCGACAATCGTGATTCCTGGATTTAATGACCTATTCAGTGTTACTTCTTTAGATGCTTACCAATGGGGACTTGTCGCAGGAACATCATTTGCGATTATTCCAATTGTTGAAATTGTAAAATTTGTTCAACGTAAAATGGGTAAGAGCTAA
- a CDS encoding tRNA 2-thiocytidine biosynthesis TtcA family protein, which translates to MGFKKKDNQIYYNPIRRAVLNHQMIQPGDKVAIGMSGGKDSTSLLYFLDMISKQKRLGFEFDIVPITLAMGFDMDSAPLEKFVEELGYKLDIVPTNIAQVVFDIREERSPCSLCAKLRRGILYKRAREMGCNKVALGHHLDDAIETYFMNFLFHGQMASFEPISYLSKTDITLIRPLLYIEEKQIIQFVKREELPVIFNPCPVDKKTKREEIKHLVNGLAQNYPNIRDKFIMGMEQGEAENFWTKSMTSIK; encoded by the coding sequence ATGGGTTTTAAAAAGAAAGACAATCAAATTTATTATAATCCTATTCGCCGAGCAGTGCTGAATCATCAAATGATTCAACCAGGGGATAAAGTGGCGATTGGAATGAGCGGGGGCAAAGATAGTACAAGTTTACTTTATTTTCTAGACATGATTAGTAAGCAAAAACGTTTAGGCTTTGAGTTTGATATTGTTCCAATTACCTTGGCTATGGGGTTTGATATGGATAGTGCTCCATTAGAGAAATTTGTTGAAGAATTAGGGTATAAGCTGGATATTGTACCTACGAATATCGCACAAGTTGTCTTTGATATCCGTGAAGAACGTTCACCATGTTCATTATGTGCCAAATTACGCCGAGGCATTTTGTACAAAAGAGCCCGAGAAATGGGCTGTAATAAAGTTGCTTTGGGTCATCATTTGGATGATGCAATCGAAACGTATTTTATGAATTTCCTTTTTCATGGGCAAATGGCTAGTTTTGAGCCGATCAGCTATTTATCAAAAACAGATATTACATTGATCCGTCCCTTACTTTATATAGAAGAAAAACAAATTATTCAATTCGTCAAACGAGAAGAATTACCGGTAATTTTTAACCCGTGTCCAGTAGATAAGAAGACCAAACGGGAAGAAATCAAACACCTTGTGAATGGGCTAGCACAAAATTATCCTAATATTAGAGATAAGTTTATTATGGGGATGGAACAAGGAGAAGCTGAAAACTTCTGGACGAAATCAATGACCTCTATTAAGTGA